From a region of the Haloferax volcanii DS2 genome:
- a CDS encoding glutamate--cysteine ligase, translating into MELGSADAFDRMGTLGVEEEFYIVDADGRPTSGIDDLVYGPEPPEPLAGRLDHELFQFTIETQTPLIEDPDEAGAAVSTVREALVDHAAAHGYRIAAAGLHPAAKWRELDHATKPRYQAQLDRIQYPQHRNTTAGLHVHVGVDDADKAVWVANELRWYLAPLLALSANSPFWNGFDTGLASARAKVFENLPNTGMPTAFDDFEEFQRFERRMVEYGSIDDRGELWYDVRPHTGHGTVEIRTPDAQTDPERVTDFVEYVHALVLDLADRYEAGESGTSVRRELLDENKWRATRYGRDTDFIAPDSEGVVSLVSFVETESDRLGVDGLRSLLDAESGTAVQRRIHEESGLDGLCEHLTLD; encoded by the coding sequence CCGAATGGGGACGCTCGGCGTCGAAGAGGAATTCTACATCGTCGATGCCGACGGCCGCCCCACCTCGGGTATCGACGACTTAGTCTACGGACCGGAACCTCCCGAACCGCTCGCCGGACGGCTCGACCACGAGCTGTTCCAGTTCACTATCGAGACGCAGACGCCGCTCATCGAGGACCCCGACGAGGCCGGCGCGGCCGTCTCGACGGTCCGCGAGGCGCTCGTCGACCACGCCGCGGCCCACGGCTACCGCATCGCCGCGGCCGGGCTCCACCCCGCCGCCAAGTGGCGCGAACTCGACCACGCGACCAAACCCCGGTATCAGGCGCAACTCGACCGGATTCAGTACCCCCAACACCGGAACACGACCGCCGGCCTCCACGTCCACGTCGGCGTCGACGACGCGGACAAGGCCGTCTGGGTCGCCAACGAACTCCGCTGGTATCTCGCTCCCCTGCTCGCGCTCTCTGCGAACTCTCCCTTCTGGAACGGCTTCGACACCGGTCTCGCCTCCGCCCGCGCCAAGGTGTTCGAGAACCTCCCGAACACCGGCATGCCGACCGCCTTCGACGACTTCGAGGAGTTCCAGCGCTTCGAGCGCCGGATGGTCGAGTACGGCTCGATAGACGACCGGGGCGAACTCTGGTACGACGTGCGCCCCCACACCGGCCACGGGACGGTCGAAATCCGCACCCCCGACGCCCAGACCGACCCCGAACGCGTCACCGACTTCGTCGAGTACGTCCACGCGCTCGTGTTGGACCTCGCCGACCGCTACGAGGCCGGCGAGTCGGGAACGTCGGTCCGCCGAGAACTCCTCGACGAGAACAAGTGGCGCGCGACCCGCTACGGCCGGGACACGGACTTCATCGCCCCCGACTCCGAGGGCGTGGTGAGCCTCGTCTCGTTCGTCGAAACCGAGTCCGACCGCCTCGGCGTCGACGGCCTCCGGTCGCTTCTCGACGCCGAATCCGGAACCGCCGTCCAGCGGCGGATTCACGAGGAATCCGGGCTCGACGGCCTGTGCGAACACCTGACGCTGGACTGA